CGAACTCTCAAGGCCAGATACATACGCTGTGATTCTAGTTTCCAAGTTTTAGAGTACTTCTACTTCAAGTAATTTGACGCATATGCATATACGTACACTTTCGAAGAAGTAAATAATTAACGAGGATCCATGGAAGAGCCGTCTTTATAATAAAAAGCTGTCCATCATCATGGAGTTCTACATTCCAAAAGTTTTGAAAGGACTCAAGAACAATGtagaaattaaaacaaaaacagaaaaaaaaaaaatcatacataGCTCGTGTAATTGTGTTCCATATGCATAAACAAACTCTGATGAATAAAGGACTACGAGTAGTCAGCTCCCAGCGAATATAACTATATTAAATCAATTCGCTGTGGCCCAAGAATGTGGCAGAGAATGAGTCTGACCTTATTTGcttgatatttgattctttaTCAAGCTTGCTACATGCTGAGCAACCCATACTGAACCAGCCTCAGTGCAACAAAAACTATGAGTATGGCCTTCCCTTTCAATTGACAGAGCAATACCTGGAACTTTCTTGGAAATCTGTGAGCAGAAACagataacaaaaagaaaaccaacaaaATGAGGAAGAGTGCATCAAATCACAAGAAATGTAGCAAAGCTGCAAAAGCAATGATCATGACAGTCACTGCAGCAATTGCAAGCTCACAGCCGACAAAAAAGTACTTGCCATTGTGCTTTTATGCCATAGCATAGTCTTTACCAGTTTACCTAGCAGTTTGAATTAACCACAAGTATGATCATTTCCCCCTTTTCATAATGATTCTCATCTTTAATGCATGTGTTTTCTCAAAGAAGTTTTCAATATAACAGCAAGTCCAGCCTGATTCTTAACAAATTTGCCATGAAAGAAATATCATTATTCTTCTCATCACCAAAAACCTCACCCACATATACCATTGTTCCCAAATGCCTGGCTCTTCTCCATTTTAAGGGTGTAGTTAAATAGAGTTATGAAAGTTGTCTGCTTTACTTTACTTTAAATTTGATTCATGTTGGGCTTATTTTTCAATCCATGGGCATTTACACCCGACCACTCCAAGAGTTGCATTTACAGCATACTTCCAGCTAAAACAAACATCCTGTAGGGTGGCAAGTGGCAACTGAGATTCTATGCTCAGTGCCACACTACCACTCAGTGCATGATAACACTCATAAAATTTAGAGAGAAAAATTTAGCAATCCCACAATGAACTCAAAAATCAAGATTCTAAGACTTACTTCTTCAAACACTTGCATGGGACCCCAGTGATCGTCAATGCCAAACAAAAATACAATTTTTCCCTGGTTTTGTCTCATAAACATCCAATCTGGTGTGTCTGAAAGCTACATAAAAGAAACCATAGTCAGCACAATGTCTCAAATCACTTGTTTAATCTTTTGCTAAAGGAGAAGAGGTTGCTGAAGACTGAAGTGGAAGAGGCAGTGTAGAcataattgtgcaaatataatCGTATTCTGGAATAAGAGGAGAAAATTTCTTTCTGcgttatgtatatgtatgttcTTTTTCCCTTGTGTCCATCAGACAACAACATTTGAGCCTCAATAGGAAACTCAAGTACACAGAAGTACTGACTATGAAGAGGCTACTAATTCTAACCAGGACCTGGTGGTGTGGTTTCTTACAACCTACAAATTGGATTTGCAGGTAGCATTCATATTGCCATGATGTAACAGAGGACAATAAAAATGCTTTCCTGGTAACTGGATATACAACAACGCCAGAAGATTTCTAAAAGGAAGATAAATTTTGGTGTGGAAACCTAAGAATTGCCTTCATTAGTTATAAGGTATCACACCAACCATCAAAAGCAACGTAATAAGAAGTTCCAAAACATAATTCTAGAGAAGAACATGTTATGCAAGAAGAAATCAGAGTTGTTATGGCTGAAACTTTGCAGGCAAGATTACCTTTTTGAATTCTGTCATTGCAAGGAAAAGCACATTACGCATGGTATGGTACTGTAAAAGAATGAATCATCAAAATGTCAAATCAAGGTGGAATGTTCACAATTTTTGGAGAAGTATCTTTTCTGGCCAAGAAGCTAACTCTTTACTTGGTATTAGAAAGCAAAAGTTCACCTGCATCAAATGACTACAGAGAGCATCAACAGCAGTTTTGGACCATGACTTCCCAACAGAATTTGAAACAATTAACCTCGAAGCCCATTTAGGTAGCAGTCCCAATGATGCTACCATAAAACTAAGTCCAGCAGACAAAACCGAGGACCTGAAACTTACAAACTTGTTCTATTAATCTCAAAAACATAGAATAGAGAGCATGAGTTTCAAGCCAAAATAGTTGAAAGATATTGCAAGTCTCTCAAGTCTTTGATGGCATGTGGCTGAAACTGAAAACATAGAATAGAGAGCATGAGTTTCAAGCCAAAATAGTTGAAAGATATTGCATGTAAGAAAGCTTGCGCTAACCAGTAAACCTGAAACTTTCCATTGGTTTATACTCTTGGAGAATTGCTTATGTTATGAGTCTTATTgcgtatttttaatttaattccaGGTGTTTTTCTTTAGCTTAGGTGTCCAGGCAAGGAAAAGATTTTCAGGTTTCTTGAAACCAATTCTAGTTGCAGCCCTTGTTCTTCTCCTGCAGTACAGTTGTTTCGTTAGCAATTAGTTACATTCTTAGGTACTGTTTCCCAAGTTATAGTTGAAAGGTTTAGTTACCTGTTTGGAGCTAAATCATCCCATAATATACATATTTTCATCTAGAACCCATTTCCCAACAAATATTGCCACCAAACTTTATTTAACCAACAGATagaatattgtatatatgtaaataaaatacaCCAAAAACTTATTTAACTCCAAAGGATGCCTATTCTAATTTCTAAGACAGGATATCTAACAACTCAAAATGCATATTCTACGTCTCTTTCTATTAATTATTTAGTAATTGGTTCTTGTTTAACCACGAACCTAGTTCtccaccaaaaaaataaaaataaaaagtccaTTATTATGTAAACCTAACGGAAATCTGTGAAGCGGGGGAAGCACAGAGAatgcattttcttttaaaatagtgaaaaataacTTCCACATATGCATGCTTGTACAGTAAAGACAATAGTAAGTGATATACTAATAAACAAATAACAGGAAAGAGCTTTACGCTGCAATCTTCCCAATGATAGACTGGCGTTCTGAATGCTGGTTCAGTGTCAAAAATGGATATAGTCCAATACATAATATCACCTGTGAAAAAAAGAGGGAATTTATGTCAAGACCTGTTTTTTCAGGCCAGATGATTACGAAACTAGCAAAATAAATGTCAAAACTGTAGAATTCAAATAGAGAAATTACCTCTGGACACCTCTTTAGCACTTCAATAGCTATGTATGAACCAATAGAGTGCCCAAGCTTCAGAGAGAAATTCACATTAGCTACTAAAAGTTTTAGATTAGAAACTCACATTCCATGACAATCCTTACAAGTGTAAGTAAAAACTGTTAAGGGTTCTTTTCTTAAATTAACGAGAAAGATAGAATAAGGGTGAACTATCTTGGAGGGGAAACAAGAGGTGACAGTACACAAATCTTCAAAGAACCATTGCTATTGTCGTCATCAGTTCATCACCATAAAACCAAACATTTTGTGGTCAGCCAGGTTCCTTTCTTGAAGCAAATAGCAGAAATACTGGTCGTTGCAACAAAATGATATTGCTATAAGTGCTTTTCTTGAAGCaactatcaaaaacaaaaacaccacAATATGCTATTGAACTCTCATAATTGGAAATTTTGGACCATTTTGCCATCAGATAAAAGCATTCAGTAAGATGAGCACTGCTGCTAGCATTGAACATACTCAGCAGCTCTTATCATCAAAGACGCACAACTATCCAGATTATATACCAGCCAATCATTGAATCAGAACATGAAATCCCCTTTACAAGAGGTGAAATAACATTGAAAGgagaaaaattaattataaaaagaaaGTACCTCACCAGGACTAATGGGACTCCAGAATTATGCAGTTCCTGCCCAATGAAGTCCACCTGCAAAAGTACGAAATCAAAGGAGATGATAATAACATATTAGTATTTCTGGTTACATCATAAACGAAAATAATTCCTCCAGCAAAAGCTGACTAGAAGCCTACCACCAGGAACTGGTACAGAGTTGGGTAAGAGTTGCGGAATTTTAAACAAGGCATCCTAGAAGAAAATGAACTTGGTGATACATGCCATGCACTTCAATTCGTTTCCCAAAAAAATCATCAGCTGAATTTTGGATATCTAATGCTCTTACAATTTAGAACAGAATTTGAGCTTATCAATTGAAAGTTTCCACAAAGTTTCATCCCAATCAGGACAAAAGATTTTTCAGCCAGAAAACAAAAGTAATTATTGACAAACGAAAAGCCCAACAATCTTCTCAAAGCCAATAAGAAATCATGAAGTTACCTTGTGATCAATTTGTTCTTGTAGTGAGAATAGCCTTCCACGCTCCCAGTTCTAGCAAAACAAATCAACGTAAGAATTGCAGGTCTTCTACAagtcaataaaacaaaacaaaaaacaaaacgtCGGATCATATAGTGCCTTTAGCAAAGGGAATGCAATCACCTTCTTAGTTTGACAGATGTGTCCAACAGCTGTTGATTATCAAGAGGTTAAATTAGTCAAACAAACTCAAATGTGGAAACCAGAACCCAGCGCAGATGAAGACAAAGAAACAGGCATAACTCGCCTATCACGGACGCTCTTCCTCCAAGCTGCTCGAATAGTGATTCAACAAAATCCTTGTAAAATTGAACAATACCTGCGACAATTACCACAGCCACCACAACCACAAGTTTAATTACAATAATTAGTGCTCAAactcatacatatatacaccacAACCGCAAACCTGGATTTCCAGGAATGACCAAGACCTGCAATTTAGGATTATCGGCGTGAATCTCCAGCACCTCCACTGTGTAACTGACCATGAAAAATTAGCCAAAAAACTGTCATCAAGTAAGAAATCAAATAAAACACTACAATAGCATCGTAGCATGAAATTTACCTGGACAAATTGCATAACCTGAAATTAACAGGCCTTTTAGTCTCAAAATCAAAGTTATTACTACTCATATCTCTGGCACTACACTTTGAAACTGATCCACTGTGCTTCTTTCGCGGAGccgaaagaagaagaagaataaaacgACGACGATATGCAAGAGTTGAACACCACCTGCAATGAATGGCTCGAGCAGCGGGACTTAGAAGGCGAAAAGGCATTCTTTAAAATCTTTGCGGACCATTTTGTCATTTAATTGGCAATTAATGGGCCGCACCGAAGCGGAGTCCAATCTCTGCAATTTAACATTGGACGTGGGCAGCACAAATCGGTGCCATTGGTTTCAGGGCATCGGTTGAGCAACACAAATTAATGCAAACTGTACTTAATGCGTTTCCATAGGGTTGGGCCGAGAATGATAAATATcggcaaaagagtacttttcatcccttaaTTATTaatcgggtttcattttcgtcccttaactttttttcttccctttttcatccccaactatgggaaagtaccatgtttatccctcgaataaatctggccattgaaaaatcctacgtggcatcatgttgttcgtcagatcaggtttttttCAACCTCAATATTACTTGAaatgacgaaaatgatacttttcaatagttgaggaacataaatgggagaaaaaaaagattagGGACAAAAATAAACACTTgccccatagttgagggacgaaaaatatctttttgtcGATAAATATCACAAACCAAACACAACTTTTCTTGCATATtacccttctttttttcatgtcattcttttttaaaaaacaagtcTTAAATCATTTTTTCCGACTTTCAAATGCGgcttagttttttcttttttaaataatactgagaaatatatttctgaTTGGAATCGAAACTTGAACACGTATACTTGATCTAGTCGATTACCAACCGAACCATTTCTTGTTAATAAAGTTTTGGTTAGTTAGTATCTCTTTCCACGTAAAAGCAATTAATGCATATGTTGCCTAAGATAAGTCGATAACCAAGTTCAATGAACTTCgacttttttaataattaagtgATAATACATCCATCAACAACTTTTCTTCTGTAAACATGAAGAACTGGGTcaacatgtatatatagatagtaCTAGAAAAATCTATAAAATAAGAGTTGTTACGTTAGCTCAACCATCAATGACAACGGTATAAGTAAAAAGTACACAAACAAAAGGAAAGTAGTTTGGAGTTTCGGCAGTAGTAGACGCCTTCAATGACAGATACATCAAATGATAGTATTACGTATTCTTGATAAATTTAGTCATAATCAATCATAACATATAATTAGATAACATAATAAtgaaattcaatataattagataatataatatgtaattagataacataatactattatgattgattatgaaaaaaattattaaggaTATATTGAGTTTTCATACATCAAATCAAATGATCACCTGTTTGGTTTGGCCAGGACAAGATGAGTCAATGAAATGCTAATTGTCGATTCTGCCCTTCAATCCCCCCACgtaaaaagcaaaagaaagagaatatttaacTTTCTTATACCTCCGGTCAAATTATGAATTTTGTTCATCATTGGCAGGCCAGCGTGAACTTCTGTTTAGAATTCGAAGCCCCGAATGATGGGTTccactaaaaaaattatatccaAAACCAGCTTTTCCTTTGCCTTGTCTTCAAGGAATTACACAAATCATTATAAGGCCACATATTGGCGTGCACATCATGAAtttcacatatatattattttcgggaaaaaaaaaagggaaaaaaaaatggcaaatCCGAAActgactcttttttttaaaaaagtacaagGAAATGACTCAAATGCCCTAAACAGAACCTAACGACAGAACGTTGAATCGGTTCGGACTTCGGACTCGGAAGAATCACAAGAAATCCGTTCCTCTGCGTTGTTGCGTGTAAAATATTGAGAGAAGCGTCCGTGACAAGAAATCtccatttctttttatttttcttctctctcttgtcTGTAAAGATacatatagttatatatatagccGAAGATTAACTATTCGCATTCATTCATAAACTGCAATTTGACATTGTTTTCTGTTGTCCCCCGATCTCAAGTTTTCAGCCGCGACTGTTCATTGACTTCATTCCCCCCGCAGAACCGACAGATCCTTCTCCTGTCAAAGCTGTAAACCACATTTCTTCTCAAGAATCTTTTACTCTTTGCGTCTTTTGATCTTCTGAAATTTACTTCCTGCGATTGATTAATCGCTTCTTCGAATTTCTGATTTTGAATCCCACGAACGCAAGTTTCTTCGAGTCCCTGAATTTCTACATTTGCTCGACAAACAGGTTCGACAGGATGCTTTCTTGTTTATgttcatttcttgattttttatttttacaattGAGAAAGAATGATTGTGGCGCACAATGAAATGATTGAATCAATTGAATCTTGTGTTTATTGCAGAATTTCCGACTGGTGTGCATAAGTAGAGACTAAAGATGTTGGGAGATTTTATCACCAGAACTCTTATGTATGTAATATTTATGCTTTTATGTTCTAAATAAATGTTTATTCATCATCTTTGCCTtttgttcctttttctttttctttgtttacgATCGGTAGCTCCTACAGTTTTCTTGACTTTGAcggcttcttctccttctcatgGTGCCTTTTATGAATGACAGATTGCTCCTGGGATATGGATATCCGGCATTTGAGTGCTTCAAGGCTATGGAGATCAACAGGGTTCACATTGAAGAACTCAGATTCTGGTGTCAATATTGGTATGAGCCTTTTCTTCCAATATTGTGCTCTTCACTTCAATTGATTATCGATTCCTTTTCTGCTTTTGGAGATCCAGAAATTTTTACTAATAAAACAACATTTGGCGCCTCTTAATCAATTTCACCGTTCATCAAAAATCTGTGGAGGAACCTCTGCAATAAACCCATGGATTATGCCTGACAGGGAGTCAAGAATGGCAACAAAATAATAAACTCTGGCTTTGATTTGAGAATAGCATATAACAACATTTTAGACAAGTCAATGAGGGGTAGAGAAATATTGCGGATATGATTAAGTGCAGACCTTCATGTCCTTGAAAGTTTCTCAGTCCGCATCATATGAACAGAGACATGGGGCAAGTGCAACAACCACATTAACCGACTCACTTTATCATTGAAATCTGATCCTACATGTGCTTGATTGATTCATATTTTAACATAACTGATGAGCCCTTGTGCCAATTCGTTTGAATATTACAGGACCATTGTAGCAGTTCTTACAATCTGCGAAAGGATAGGGGATACATTTATCTCATGGTATGCAGACTCATCAAATACATTAATACATTCAATGATTTTCATAAATCTGATTCACACAGAATGTGTTCCTGATACATACTTGGCTCACTTTCAAGGTTGCCCATGTATGGAGAGATAAAGCTGGTACTGTTCATATACTTATGGTATCCAAAATTCAAGGTAAACACAGAGAAATCACCATTTGAGTGTCACATTGTCTCTTTAATTTGTTATCAAAATAAAACTTGCTTAACTCAGGGGACTGGCTATGTGTACGATACTTTGTTGCGGCCTTATATAACAAAGAATGAACCAGACCTTGAAAGGAAGTTGCAGGACTTGAGGGGAAGGGCATGGGAGTTTGCTATCTATTACTGGAATAACTGCACAGATTTGGGTCAGACTAAATTCTTCGAAATGCTTCAGTTTTTGGCAAATCAATCAGGGAAATCCAGCATCAGTGGCAGTGAGGTGAGCTTTCCATTCTCTTCTCTCATTAATATAGCATGAATTTTATTTCCCAATTAATAAACACAAACTCAAACCAACACAAGCAACAACTTGCCCAAAATTCTTAAACCAGCGGCCGCGTAATATGTGGTGCCTTCCGAGCATGGCCGCTTGTGTTAAGTTTAGATGCAGGTAAATTGTGGGCATTTCAGCTTACAATCGAACTCCCAACCCGATTCTAAGTCTTGAGAAATAACCAGTTACAGGACTTACTAAATCCCCTGTTCCACAGCACTCTTTACATAATTACAGTCCCATCAGGCACCATCCATACAAATTTGCCTTTTGTCttgtcttcttttctttattatcCGCTGTCATTTCTTCTGATTACAATACTCCTCCACTCTCTTGGACATTAGCACCAATAGTTACTTCACAAACAAAAGATTGTGGTGTTCCCTCCACTCCTCCAGTCATAGTCAAAACACAAATCAATTCATCATGGAGCAATaggaggaaaaaaacaaaacttcaaTCAAAAAACTATTCAACAATAAGACTTATagtattttgattggaaaaataggatgccAGAACAGGTTCAATACTTCCACGTCAATCATAAACATAcccaaaaacacacaaatctATTTCAAGTTGATAATCCTTCTAATGATAAAACTTTACGAGTTCTCAAACATCACTGACATTGCAGCAGGCTGGCCAGTACTTTCCAAGTGCGCCACCGCTGCCTCCGGACTCATCGAGTAAGCAttcaagcaagaagaagaagtccCCAGGTAGCACTACCTACCGTGCCATATCAGAAACACCAAAATCCAATCTCGTACAAGTTAAGCTTCACAACCAAACAGAGTATATACAAGAAGTGAACACGTCTATCCCGGACTCAAGCGGCACCGAAGCCCATGGCAATGACAAGCTCAAGCACCGGCTCTGGCGATTCAGACCATTTTAGCGGCATCGACAAATATGTAAACAACAATTGTACAAAACCCACAAGAACAATCCaacaaaggaagaaaaaaaaattagattcaTTTCATTGCTTTCTTCTCCTTGTAACAGCATGATTCTTTGTTCATCACTTATTGGTGTAtagaaagaaaccaagaaaGTAAAGAAAGAGAGGGAAACCACATCGAAACATGATTAGAATACTATATACTGTTATCTGTTGAAGCGGACTGTGATGAGCCGGATGATCGAGTCGAAGGCGTGGGCGATCCCTGGAATGACTTGGCAATTGACGAAATTGAAGAAATCGGCGACGAGGTTATGAGGTGCGGAGAACCGGAGCCATAGGCGGCTGAAGAAATGAGGGGCGGAGGAATCCGGGGAGGAGGACATGGGCTGGAGGTAGGCCCAGGCGGCATGCTTGACGAGGCGATTGCGGATTGAGATTTCGTAGAGGGAGGAGGCCGCGGCGGTGGCTGTGGGGGAGTTGATTGCGGTGGAGGCGGAGGGGAGGATGTCTTTGAGGGAGGTGTAGGAGAGTGAGGAGTTGAGAGAGACGAGCTCCAAGTCGAGGGGTACAGGCGTGGCAGTGCCGTTGGGGAGACCGGAGGTGTGGAGGGCGAGCTTGTTGGGGATCATCACGGAAGTTGAGATTGAGTTCCGGCGGCGGAGAGTTGACGGCGGTGGCGGCTCTAGTTCGTCCATATTGATTGACTCTCAGCCTCTGTGTTCTCTCTCCGTGGCTGCAATTATTGGCGTATATTGTCCCTATCGCTCGCTCTGATTCTGGTGTAGAGCGGTAGAGGTCATAAcggttaattttttatttctttatattACTCACACTGTCTTAATCAGTGGCCATATTTACGCGTCTTCTACGAGAATCCTCAAAAATATATACGACAAATTATTGAGATTAAAAACTTTAGGATGGAAATTAAGAATCATTGCCatctttcaatttcaatttataAACGTTGGATTTGATTGAGTTCcaggaaaacaaaattatacGCGTATACGTATAAATGTACGGCGTATAGTCTAAGGAACGCTTTTCGAGGTAATGCTTCAACTAATGTCATTCCCGTGATAGTAATAAATTGAGAGGTTGCGGCAGCTTGATTTTTTGTTCTCtccttgatttttatttttatatattttttcttttggagtTATCTCCTTTGACTGAAATTGGGGCTCCTTTGACTGAAATTGGGGCGGATGGTGGGCATGTAAAAAGTCTACCATATGGGGAACCTGATGTGGCCAATAAGACAACGCGAGGTGCGGAGCTGGATTCCAAATGGTACATTACCGTTAGATCACAACCTTTGAAGTGTTGAGAGTAATCCTGTCAAGTGTCAATGTCAGTCCTCATACTCTGATTCTGATATGGGATACTAGAGGAATAATATAGTGCCACCTGTTCCCTGGTAATTTAAGAGGCTGAAACATGTTTTTTTCATTGGTATGTTTTGTTGTAGTTTTGGGCAAAAATACTAAGGTAACATACGAGTATACGACTTCCAAATATTACTAAGCatgacaaaaacaaagaatttaAACACAAAAAGTGCCATTAATTTTACTAATCTAGATTCAAGGACTGGTTTTATGAAGTT
The window above is part of the Tripterygium wilfordii isolate XIE 37 chromosome 3, ASM1340144v1, whole genome shotgun sequence genome. Proteins encoded here:
- the LOC119986711 gene encoding lipid droplet-associated hydrolase, which produces MPFRLLSPAARAIHCRWCSTLAYRRRFILLLLSAPRKKHSGSVSKCSARDMSSNNFDFETKRPVNFRLCNLSSYTVEVLEIHADNPKLQVLVIPGNPGIVQFYKDFVESLFEQLGGRASVIAVGHICQTKKNWERGRLFSLQEQIDHKVDFIGQELHNSGVPLVLLGHSIGSYIAIEVLKRCPEVILCIGLYPFLTLNQHSERQSIIGKIAASSVLSAGLSFMVASLGLLPKWASRLIVSNSVGKSWSKTAVDALCSHLMQYHTMRNVLFLAMTEFKKLSDTPDWMFMRQNQGKIVFLFGIDDHWGPMQVFEEISKKVPGIALSIEREGHTHSFCCTEAGSVWVAQHVASLIKNQISSK
- the LOC119986583 gene encoding putative HVA22-like protein g isoform X2, with translation MLGDFITRTLILLLGYGYPAFECFKAMEINRVHIEELRFWCQYWTIVAVLTICERIGDTFISWLPMYGEIKLVLFIYLWYPKFKGTGYVYDTLLRPYITKNEPDLERKLQDLRGRAWEFAIYYWNNCTDLGQTKFFEMLQFLANQSGKSSISGSEAGQYFPSAPPLPPDSSSKHSSKKKKSPGSTTYRAISETPKSNLVQVKLHNQTEYIQEVNTSIPDSSGTEAHGNDKLKHRLWRFRPF
- the LOC119986583 gene encoding putative HVA22-like protein g isoform X1, with amino-acid sequence MLGDFITRTLILLLGYGYPAFECFKAMEINRVHIEELRFWCQYWTIVAVLTICERIGDTFISWLPMYGEIKLVLFIYLWYPKFKGTGYVYDTLLRPYITKNEPDLERKLQDLRGRAWEFAIYYWNNCTDLGQTKFFEMLQFLANQSGKSSISGSEQAGQYFPSAPPLPPDSSSKHSSKKKKSPGSTTYRAISETPKSNLVQVKLHNQTEYIQEVNTSIPDSSGTEAHGNDKLKHRLWRFRPF